The window GAAAGATTAAAGAATACATTTGCACATTCAGAGTTGGTTCATTCGAGTAATAAAGTTGATTTTGTTCGAGATATAATCAATTCAGATTCAAATCTATCAAATATCCCTAAAGATATATTGGCTACTTTAAAAGCATTAGAGCAGGTATCCTTTGATTATGACATTATTGATTTTATTACAATGGGTAATAGATTTGATGACAAGGATTATACCGAAACAAAGGTTCATACATTATTAGTATTAGTTTTCTATCTATATGAGTATGATTTTAATAAAAAAAACATCAGGATAAATATTGAACCGAATCATGATTCCATCAATGTTAACTTTTATACTTTTAGAAGTGCTATGTCTCTCATTTTCGAAAATTGCCTTAAATATACTAAATCAAATTCAGAAATAGTTCTGTCTCATTACCGGATAGATGATTCATATATCATTAAAATAAAAATGACTAGTATTCGTAATGATGATGAAGAAATAGAAAAAATATTTTTACCTGAATATAGAGGTAAAAACGCACAAAAGCTTCTTCCTAGTAAAGGAAAAGGACTAGGGTTATATGTTGCAAAAGTATTATTAGATCTAAATGGTATAAATTTGGATTTTGTTAAGTGCAATAACGAAGTAATTGAAGAGCATGGTGTTATTTATTGTGATAATGAGTATAGAATAATTATTCCTGCTGATAGAATAAATAAATCTGTATAACAAGGTTTTGGAGCAGTCTGTTTTTTTGTCATAATTTTTGAATACTCAAAAATGACGCCAACCCTTCGGGACAAAGCCAGCAGCTCAAAACGGAGTTATACAGAATCCAGGATTTGAAATGGACTAAATATGCAAGATAAAAACATTTATGACTTTTTTCCTCCAATTGAAAATTCGGTCTCGAAGATTTATCAGTACATTAATACTCAACGATATCAAACAAAACTCCTTTCAGATGTGGATACCTGGAATCAAATATGTAGTAGCCTCTGGGTTATTGGAGATACACTTCTATCCCTTAAAGATTATGATAAATCAGAATTTCCGGATTCGGATGGTCTTAAATATATTTTTACATATGGGCTACTTCAATCACTTTTTATTCAACAAGATGCAATAACTCACCTAGCAGAAGCTTTTGATATAGATTTAGGGATTCAAAGTGAAAAATTAAAGCAAATTAGAGAAATCAGAAATGCTGCCATTGGTCATCCAACGAAAATGCAACGCAAGAATAAAAAGTTTTTTAATTACATATCACGAATATCCATGTCAAAATATTTCTTTACAATCCAAGTTGCCTCCAAAGATACACCGGATGATTTCCAGAATGTTGATACCAAGAAAATTATTATCTCCCAATTATCAGAAATTAAGGAATTGGTTATGAAAATTGAAAATGAATTATCAGACAGAGATAAAGATCATAAAAAGAAATTTGAAGGAGATTTGTTGCTGAATCTGTTCGAAGGTGACTTGCATTATCAATTTGAAAAGATTTTTAGCGGAATTTTTAATCCTGGGCATGGAAATTTAGAATTTGGCTTATCAATGCTTAATTCAGTACGTAGTATTTATGAGAGATTCAAATCGGAATTAAATAATCGAGATGAATTGCAAGGGAATAGTTCACTGCAATATGAGTTAGATAATTATTTCCATGCGATTAAGCAATTAGAAAAATACTTTGGATCAGAAAACATCGAGATGAATGAAAAAGATGCCAGAATATATGCTTATTATCTTCGTGAAGAACATAAATATTTTCATCAAATTGCATCTGAGATTGATGACGAATATATAGGATCTGTATAACAATCGCATGCAACTGACAATTTTTTTGTCATAGTTTTTGAATGCTCAAAAACTACGCCAACCCTTCGGGACAAAATTGCAGCTGATGCGAGCGTTAGGACGCCTGGGGCATCCCGGGCTCCCGAGGACGGCACTCGTTATTCGGAAAGCTGCACGATCCAGGGATTGAAACCGCCTGTTCAAGGGCGATCGGTGAAGGCAATCTGGTCAGCGAGAAAGTCTTTTCTGCTGGAAAAATCGATATATTCGGCGGATAATGGACCCGGATCATTTTCACTGGATCTGGAAAAGAGGATTCCTTTTCAGAAATGCAGAACCAGAAAGGACCAAGGCGGTGCCTGATTTCCCCTGGTGTTCGTTGGATGCTATTGGGGGTCACGGGCGTTCTAACAACAGCTTCAACCGGACAA of the Alkalispirochaeta americana genome contains:
- a CDS encoding ATP-binding protein, which translates into the protein MICIIKDKETLKSIYEHNDLSDDELFRIRKYVTDNTFPDGVDKFGYNKIISDDQNIYYYHLKGIKTSKDGKFQLRSIHKGINKLLSFIVERKEIEDHVKEIALHNTRNIHNSVLERLKNTFAHSELVHSSNKVDFVRDIINSDSNLSNIPKDILATLKALEQVSFDYDIIDFITMGNRFDDKDYTETKVHTLLVLVFYLYEYDFNKKNIRINIEPNHDSINVNFYTFRSAMSLIFENCLKYTKSNSEIVLSHYRIDDSYIIKIKMTSIRNDDEEIEKIFLPEYRGKNAQKLLPSKGKGLGLYVAKVLLDLNGINLDFVKCNNEVIEEHGVIYCDNEYRIIIPADRINKSV